CCGCCGAGCACCGCCGCCGGGACGGCGGCGCCGTCGTCGAGAAGCTCGAGAAGCCGGAACAGGGCCGTCGGTGCGTTACCGATCGCGAGCACCGCACCATCGAGGCGGTCGGCCCAGATGTCCACGCCCGCGGCCGAGCGCGTGCTGCCCAGCTGCGCCGCCACCTCAGGGGCGCGGGGATCGGCGACCAGCGATATCACCTCGTTGTCGGCGGGCAGTCGAGACCGGGTGATACCGGCCGCCACCATCGACGAGTCGCACAGCACCGGCGCGCCCGCGGCGAGCGCCGCGCTCGCCCTGGCCACGACGTCGGGACTGAAGGCCACGTGATCGGTGACATCGGTCTGCCCGCAGGTGTGGATCAGGCGGACGACAACCCGGGCGACGTCGTCGGGAAAGCGCGCCAGATCGGCTTCGGCACGGATCGTCGCGAAGGACTCACGGTAGATCTCCGCGGCGTCGCGGATGTATTCGAGCACCCGCTCACCCTACGTGTGGCGCGGTCGGTATCCGTCTGCGGAGGCAACCAACACCTGGGCGCCCGCCGGCGCGCCGCATCCGCGCTCGCAGCCCACGAAGTGCCGATGGGCGCCCGACGGTGCCGCGGGACCGGAGTTGACCGCGGCGAGCGCATCTGCGCGGACATCGGTCCTGGAGCGCTCACAGCCGGGGCTACCTGCGCAGGCGCTCACGGTCAGCCACGGTGAGGCCTCGTCGAAGACCAGCCCCAGCGGCGCGAGCACGCGCAGCGCGGTGTCCGCGACCTCCTCCCGCAGATCGCAGACGAGAATCGAACGCCACGGCGTCACCACCAGCGGTGCGCTGATTGCCGCCACGAATTCCGCGGTGCGGGCGGGCAGCACGCCGAGGGGCACGACGGCCGCCAGCGTGACGCGTGGATCGGCCCCGGTCTGTTCGATCCAGCCCACCGGGCCGCGGGTGGTATCGCCGACGAGCAGTCGTTGCCCGGGCGGCACCGATACCTGATATCCAGCGGTCAACGCCGAGGAATCGGCGAGTTCGGCTACCCGCCAACGCTTTCCGCGATCCTGCTGGAATCGCGACGCGATCTCGATGACGGTGGCTATCGCGCCGTCGGGGGACAGCCGCACACCGGTGTCCGAACCGGCCAGCAACAGTGCGACGCCATCGTCGGTGACCTGCAGGCCCACATCGGTGCGCAGTCCACTGACATCGCCGCGGCCATCGTCGATGGAGAACCAGAACCGGCCGGGCAGCTGGGACAGTGCGGCATCGGCCTGCAAGGCGGCGTCGAGGTCGCGGACCCACTCGCGCACATCGGCCAGACCACCGGAGCGGCCGGACAGGGGGGAGGAGACGATATTGCGGACTCGCTCGTGCGTCGGCGCGGGCAACAGGCCGGCGCCGGCGATGGCATCGGCAACGCGCGCCGTGTCGCTGACCGCGCGGATCTGTACGCTGCCGCGCGACGTCAGCTCCAGCGCACCGTTGCCGCATTCGATGGCCAGATGCGCGAGCGTCTCCAGCGCCGCGGCCTCGAGGTAACCGCCGGGCAGGCGCACCCGAACCAGGGCGCCGTCGGCGGCCTGATGCACCTGCAGGGCGCCGGGACAGGCGTCCTGATCGCGGGTTCGGCTCACCCGTCCACCGTACTGCCCGGCGCCTGATGCTCAGCCGGCCAGCGGAACCGGGGCGATCACCGCCGAGTACTTCCCGGCGTCACCGGCGATGACCCGGCTGGACGCGCCGTTGACATCGACGGGCACATCCCCGGCCAGCGTGACCCGGCTCAGTCGGCGGAACTGGTCGTCGTAGTCGGCGACCGCGTAGTGCTGTGTTGCCCGGTTGTCCCAGATGGCCAGGTCGCCGGGAGCCCAGTTCCACCGGACGGTGTTCTCCAACTTGGTGATTCGCGCCTGCAGCAGATTGAACAGGGTTGCCGACTCCGTCGCGCCGAGGCCGACCAGTCGCTTGACGAAGTGACCGAGCAGCAGGACCCGCTCGCCGGTCTCCGGGTGCACGCGCACCACCGGGTGCTCGGTCTCGAAGTACTCGGACTCGAATTCGGCCCGGTGTTCGCGCACGGTATCGGCCAGCACGTCGTGCCGCTGGTCACCGGCCGGGTGGTCGGCGGTGTAGTCATAGCGATTGGTGTGCACCGCCCAGAGGTTCTCGGCCAGTATGCGCAGCGGCCCCGGTAGCTGGGCGTAGGCGGTGGCCGTATTGGCCCACACCGTCGTCCCGCCGTAGTCGGGCAGGGTGACGGCTCGCAGCAGCGAGGCCTTCGGGATGCGATCGACGAAGGTCACGTCGGTGTGCCAGCTGTTGGCCTTGTCGTAGCGCGAGTCGATGGGCAGCACCCTGGTGCCCCGCGACAACACCGTCGGATGCGCTGCGGTGGTGGTGCCCAACCGCTGCGCGAATGCCAGTTGACCCTCGTCGTCGAGATGGTCCTGACCGCGGAAGAAGATCACCTTGTGCTCCAGCAGCGCGGTGTTGATGGCCGTGAGGGCGGTGGCGTCGAGGTCATCGGCAAGGCGCACACCGTCCACGCGGGCGCCGATGTGCGCGCCGAGCTTGACGACACGTATCGGGCGCCGCGGGTGCGATGGGTCGGAAGGTGTCATAGGAGTATTGGGCCAGCTCGGCCCACAGCTGCCCACGGTTTTACCGACGGCGATCCAAAGGCCGATATGCGCAGTTCAGCGCCCCACAGCCAATTCGATTGTGTGATGGGTCACATCAAGATCGACGGTGTCGGCTCACGCACAGATCGCACTTTTGCCAATGCGGTGGGGTTACGTTCTCGGTACCAACTGGTACCAGCCGGTACCCCTACCGAAAGGAGGCGACACATGGCGTCATTGATTGCCATCGGACTGGGCGTTGCCCTCGTCGTCGCCGCCATCGCAACTCCCTACCGGGACTCCTGGTACGCCCGCTGGGGCGGCTGAGAGGCCACCGGGGGAGGAAACACCGGGCGCGCCCCACGCCGGGGGTGCGGTGGGGCAGGATTGAGCGGGTGCCGACCGTACTGCTGCTCTCCACGTCCGATACCGACCTGATCACCGCGCGCGCCAGCGGAGCCCAGTACCGCTGGGCCAACCCGTCCCGGCTGCTCCAGGACGAACTCGACCGGGAGCTGGCCGAGCTGCTGACGGGCGTCGACATCGTCGTGGTGCGAATCCTCGGCGGCTATCGCGCCTGGCAGGACGGCATCGATGTGCTGGTCGCCAGCGGCGTGCCGACCGTGGTGCTCTCCGGCGAACAGGCACCCGATGCCGAGCTCATGAGGTACTCGACGGTGCCGGCGGGGGTGGCACTGGAGGCGCATGTCTATCTGGCCCAGGGCGGCGTCGAGAATCTGCGCGGGCTGCACGCCTTCCTGTCCGACACGCTGCTGATGACGGGCCAGGGGTTCGACCCACCCGTGCAGATCCCGACCTGGGGTGTCCTGGAACGCGCCGAGGCGGCGCGGCCCGACGCTCCCACCGTTGCCGTGCTGTACTACCGGGCCCAGCACCTGGCGGGCAACACCGGTTATATCGATGCACTGTGTGCGGCCATCGAGACGGCCGGCGGCCGGGCGTTGCCGGTGTACTGCGCTTCCCTGCGCACCGCCGAGGCCGACCTGCTGGAACTGCTCGGGACCGCCGACACGCTGATCACCACGGTGCTCGCCGCGGGGGGTGCGACCCCGGCCACCGTCACCGCCGGCGGCGCCGATGACGGCTGGAACGTGGCCCATCTGGCGGCGTTGGACGTCCCGATCCTGCAGGGGTTGTGCCTGACGAGCTCGCGTGCCACCTGGTCGGCCAACGACGACGGACTCTCGCCGCTCGATGTCGCGACCCAGGTCGCCGTGCCCGAATTCGACGGGCGCATCATCACCGTGCCGTTCTCGTTCAAGGAGATCGATGACGAGGGCCTGATCACCTACAACGCCGATCCCGAACGGTGCGCCCGGGTAGCAGGCCTTGCCGTGCGCCACGCCCGCCTGCGCCGCATCCCCGCCGCGGAGAAACAGGTCGCCCTGGTCTTCTCGGCCTATCCGACCAAACACGCCAGGATCGGCAACGCCGTGGGGCTGGACACTCCGGCCAGTGCGATCGCGCTGCTGCGTGCGCTGCGTGACCATGGCGTCGACATCGGCGAGGTGCCCGGCGTCGACGCCGGAGATGGTGACGCCCTGATCCACGCGCTGATCGAACGCGGTGGCCAGGACCCCGACTGGCTCACCGAAGAGACGCTGGCGCTCAACCCGATCCGGGTCAGTGCGGCCGAGTACCGGCGCTGGTTTGCGACCCTGCCCAGCGAACTCGCCGACGCCATGGTCGAACACTGGGGTCCACCCCCGGGAGAACTGTTCGTCGACCGCACCCACAACCCGGACGGCGATATCGTCATCGCGGCCATGCGCTCGGGCAATGTGGTGATCCTGGTTCAGCCGCCGCGCGGGTTCGGCGAGAACCCGGTGGCGATCTACCATGACCCCGACCTGCCGCCGAGCCACCACTACCTGGCCGCCTACCGCTGGCTCGACGGCCAATTCTCTACCGGACCCTCGTCATTCAAGGCCGATGTGGTCATCCACCTCGGCAAGCACGGCAACCTCGAATGGCTTCCCGGTAAGACGCTGGGGATGAGCAGCGCATGCGGGACCGACGCGGCGCTCGGCGATCTGCCGTTGATCTACCCGTTCCTGGTCAACGACCCTGGCGAGGGCACCCAGGCCAAGCGACGGGCGCATGCCACCCTGGTCGACCATCTGATCCCGCCGATGGCGCGCGCCGAAACGTATGGAGACATCGCGCGTCTGGAACAGCTGCTCGACGAGCACTCCAATGTGTCCGCGCTGGACCCGGCCAAGCTGCCCGCCATCCGCCAGCAGATCTGGACCCTGATGCGCGCGGCGAAGATGGATCACGACCTGGGTCTGGAGGATCGGCCCGACGAGGACTCCTTCGACGACATGCTGCTGCACGTCGACGGCTGGCTGTGCGAGATCAAGGACGTCCAGATTCGCGACGGTCTGCACATCCTGGGCCTCGCGCCCGAGGGGGACTCCGAACTGGACCTGGTGCTGGCGATCCTGCGGGCCCGCCAGCTGTTCGGTGGTGAGCAGACCGTACCCGGCCTGCGCCAGGCACTCGGGCTCGCCGAGGACGGCGCCGACGAACGCCACGCCGTCGATGCCGCCGAGGACGCGGCGCGGCAGTTGGTCGCCGGGCTGCAGAAGACCGGCTGGGACGCCGGCGCCGTCGACGAGCTGACCGACGACCCCGTGGTGGCCCAGATCCTGCGGTTCGCGGCCATCGAGGTGGTACCGCGCCTGCGCGCCACCTCCGGTGAAATCGACGCGGTGCTCAGGGCGATCGACGGCCATTACATCCCGGCAGGCCCCTCGGGATCCCCGCTGCGCGGTCTGGTGAACGTGCTGCCCACCGGACGCAACTTCTACTCGGTCGATCCCAAGGCCGTGCCGTCTCGGCTTGCCTGGGAAACCGGTGTGGCGCTGGCCGATTCACTGGTCGAGCGGTACCGCACCGATCACGGCGAGTGGCCGAAGTCGGTCGGGCTCTCGGTGTGGGGCACCTCGGCGATGCGCACCTCCGGCGACGATATCGCCGAGGTCCTCGCGCTGCTCGGCGTGCGGCCGATCTGGGACGACGCATCGCGGCGCGTCGTCGACCTGGAGGTCATCACACCGGCGGAGCTCGGCAGGCCCCGCATCGATGTGACGGTGCGCATCTCGGGATTCTTCCGCGATGCCTTTCCGCATGTGGTGACGATGCTCGACGACGCGGTGGCGCTGGTGGCCGCGCTGGACGAGGACCCGCAGGACAACTATGTGCGTGCCCACGCGCTGGCCGACCTGGCCGAGCACGGTGACCAGCGGCGCAGCACAACAAGGATTTTCGGATCCAAGCCGGGAACCTACGGGGCGGGCCTGTTGCAGCTTATCGACAGCCGCAACTGGCGCGACGACGCCGATCTCGCCGAGGTGTACACCGCCTGGGGCGGGTTCGCCTACGGCCGCGGCCTCGACGGCGCCCCGGCGTCGGAGGACATGAACCGCGCCTACCGCCGGATCGTGGTGGCGGCCAAGAACACCGACACCCGCGAACACGATATCGCCGACTCTGACGACTACTTCCAGTACCACGGCGGCATGATCGCCACCGTACGGTCGCTGACCGGCAAGGACCCGGCCGCCTATATCGGCGACAACACCCGGCCCGACGCCGTGCGCACCCGCACGCTCTCCGAAGAGACCACCCGCGTGTTCCGCGCGCGCGTGGTCAATCCGCGCTGGATCAACGCGATGCGCAGGCATGGCTACAAGGGTGCGTTCGAGATGGCGGCGACCGTCGATTACCTGTTCGGATACGACGCGACCGCGCACGTGATGTCGGACTGGATGTACGAGCAGCTCAGCCAGACCTACGTGCTGGACGCCGAGAACCGGAAATTCATGAACGAGTCCAATCCCTGGGCGCTGCACGGGATGGCCGAACGCCTGCTGGAGGCGGCGGGCCGGGGCATGTGGGCCCAGCCCGAGACGGCGACCCTCGACGGACTCAAGCAGGTGCTGCTGGAGACCGAGGGCGAGCTGGAGGGCTGAGCCGGCCGGCGTCGGACGGCGCAATCCGTACCGCGCACTAGGATTGCGCGCATGGCTCTCACCTTCGCCGATGTCGCCAAGGCCGACTATGTGCTGCTGACCACCTTCACCAAGGACGGGCGGGGAAAGCCCACCGCGATCTGGGCGGTGCCCGACGGGGATCGACTGCTGGTGGTGACCCAGGCAGGTTCGTGGAAGGTCAAGCGGATCCGCAACACCCCGCGGGTGACGGTGGCCGTATGCGACCGTCGTGGCAATCCGAAGAGTGAACCGGTCGAGGCGGTGGCGGCCATCCTGGACGAGGCGGCACTGCGCCGCACCTATGACGGGATCGGACGGCGCTACGGCATCGTGGGCAAGCTGTTCGGCCTGTTATCCAAACTCCGTGGCGGGATGAAGAACAACGTCGCGCTGGAGTTGCGCGCGGCCGACTCCTGATGACGTCGAATTATCCGACGGGCACATCGAAGTCCGCCCGGCACAAGGACATCGGCAGGCTCGTGTTGAGATGCCCGGATCGGGCCGGAATCGTGGCCGCGGTCTCGACCTTTCTCACCGAGGCCGGCGCGAACATCATTTCTCTCGACCAGCATTCCACCGAGGCCGAGGGCGGCACCTTCCTGCAGCGCACCGTGTTCCACCTCCCGGGACTTGCCGCTGCCCGGCCGGAACTGGAGGCCCGGTTCGCCGAGCGGATCGCGCCCGAGTTCGATATCGATCACCGGTTCACCGATGCCGCCACCCCCAAGCGGGTGGCCATCTTCGCCTCGACGGCCGACCACTGCCTGCTCGACCTGCTCTGGCGCAATCGTCGCGGTGAACTCGACATGTCGGTGGTCATGGTCATCGCCAATCACCCCGACCTCGCCGACCAGGTCCGCCCGTTCGGGGTGCCCTTCGTCTACATTCCTGCGACGCGTGACACACGCGCCGAGGCCGAGGCGCGCCAGCTGGAACTGCTGAAGGGCAACGTCGACCTCGTCGTACTGGCGCGCTATATGCAGATCGTCACGCCTGGGTTCCTGAATCAGATCGGCTGCCCGCTGATCAACATCCACCACTCGTTCCTGCCCGCGTTCATCGGCGCAAACACCTATCGACGGGCTAAGGAGCGCGGTGTGAAACTGGTCGGCGCCACCGCCCACTACGTGACCGAGGACCTCGACGAAGGCCCCATCATCGAGCAGGACGTGGTGCGCGTCGACCACACCCACACCGTCGAGGACCTGGTGCGCCTCGGGGCAGATGTCGAGCGCGCGGTGCTGTCCAGGGCGGTGCTGTGGCATTGCCAGGACCGGGTCGTCCGCCACCACGGTGAGACCGTCATCTTCTGAGTGCCCGTCATCTTCTGAGTGCCCGGCGTCCCGGCGTGGTGAACTGTTGCCATGGCTCCGACATTCGATGATGTCTACCGCGAGAAATACCTGCTACTGACCACGTTCACCAAGGACGGCAGGCCCAAGCCGACGCCGGTGTGGGGTGTACCGCATGAGGGCAAGTTGTTGATCAGCACCGATGACGGATCGTGGAAGACCAAGCGGATCAACAACACGCCGCGGGTGACCATCCAGAAGTGCGGAGTCCTCGGCAAGATCAAGGGTGAGCCCGTCGAGGCCGTTGCCCGCAACCTGCCGAAATCCGAGACCCGCCGGGTGTTCGACATGGTGACCCGGCGGTACTGGTGGCACGCCTGGTGGTGGATTCCGCAGGCGCTCATCCGCGGCGGGGTGGACAAGGTGCATGCCGCCATCGAGGTCAGCCCGGTGGGCTAGCGTCGCGGTGTCATCGGGCTCAGGTGTCTACGGGCTGGGCTGCGATCCGTACTCGATGCCGCGAGCACGGCGGGGGCGACCCACCGGTGCAGAAATCCGCGAAGTTCGGCCCCGCGCCGGCTCTGCCCCTCAGGATCGAGGATGAACGACTGAAGTACGCGCAGCATGAACTCGATGAGTTCATCGAAGCTCTCTGCGGTGAAACCCGAAGCGGCCCAGTCGACGTCGAAACGCTCGAGGATCGACCGCCCGAATGCGATCGCCACGTCGGCGGTGACGCCCACGGCGAACGCGCTGGCCCGCCCGGGATGCATGACCAGCCCGAGGTACCGATCGTGGGGTAGGTGTTCGAGGGTGTAGGCGATACCCTCCACGACCGCGACGGTCGGGTCGTCGATCGCGTGCAGATCCGCGGCGAGGCGGTCGAGGAAACCGCCGACGGAGGCCAAGGCGGTCGCCTGCAGCAGCGAATCCTGGGTCGCGAAATAGCGGTAGACCGTCTGGCGTGTGATTCCCAGGGCGGTCGCCACATCGGAGATGGTGACCGACCCGCGCTCATCGATGCAGGCGCGGGCGGCGTCGATGATCCGGCGGGCGGCCTCGTCGTCGTCGGCGGGGATGTCACCGCCCCATCCGTGTCTGCGCATGCAGGCATCGTGCCATCCCGACGCGCACAGGGAAGAGCTTCATCGTGGAATCAGATGTGGAATCAGAACATACAAATGGTCTCTGATGTATGTTCTGAATTCATGACCGCATCGATCGGAACACCGGTGAACAACCGGGACGAGGAACTGACTCGCCGCGCCCTCGCACACGCCATCGGCAAGACCACCGATATGGCCGAGCGTGAGCTGCGGGTGCCGCTGCACTACTACCGCGACCCCAAGGTCACCGAGGTCGAGGAGTCCCAGATCTTGCGCAGGGTGCCGCTGGCCATCGTGCCGAGCGCGCAGGTCGCGGGCGTCAATGACTACGTCGTACGGTCCGTGCTGGGTGATTCGCTGCTGGTCACCCGTGACCGGCACGGCCACAGCCACGTCTTGCTCAACTACTGCAGGCACCGCGGGGCGATGCCGGCGTGCGGGTCGGGCAAAGCGTCGCGTTTCGTCTGCCCGTACCACGCCTGGAGCTACCGCAACACCGGCGAGCTGTTCGTCGTCCCCGGCCAGGCCGGATTCGATTCGATGGACAAGGCCGACTACGGATTGGTCGAACTGCCCAGCCAGGAGCGGCACGGCTTCATCTGGGCCGTGCTGACCGCGGACGCCGATATCGATGTCGACACCCACCTCGGCACGCTCGGCCCCGAGCTCGAACTGCTGGACTACGCCTCCTACGGCTATCACGGCGAGAAGGAATTCCAATCCCAGGTGTCCTGGAAGGGCGCGCTGGAGGCCTTCGCCGAGGGGTATCACTTCCCGTTCGTGCACGGCGAGAGCGTCATCGGCCAGAACACACTGGCCAACACCGGTGTCTACGACGAGTTCGGTAGGCACCATCGAATCGGCTTCCCGTTCAACTGGATTCGCAACCTCGCCGAGGATCCTTCGGGGTCGTGGGATCCGCACATGAACATGGGGGTGATCTACTGGATCTATCCGAACCTGATTCTGGCCAACAGCCCGGTCGGCGTCGAGATCATCGATATGCTGCCCGCTGGTGAACCGACCCGGTGCACCGTGCGGCACAGCTGGATGAGCCGCGTGCCCGCCGAGAACGACGAGATGCGCGCCAACTACGACCTGATCTTCGAGGGCGTGCACGCGGCCGTGCGTGACGAGGATTTCGTCATGCTCCCGCAGTGCGGTGAGGGCGTTCGCCGCGCACAGCACGATCACATGATCATCGGCCGCAACGAGATCGGTGTGCAGCACATGATCACGGTGTTCGCCGCCGAGCTGGGCATCGCTTTGACCTGATCGCCTTGACCTGACCGCACAGTGGCGAACCAGGAACCCGCACGGCACCCCATACGTTGACCGGACATGGCAATGCGGATGTTCCTGATCTACGTCCTGGTCGAACTGGCCGTGGTGGTCGGGCTGGTCTCCGCCGTCGGGTTCGGCTGGACGGTACTGGCGATCATGGTCACCTTCGTGGTCGGTCTGGCGCTGGCCGGCTCCCAGGTCGCCCGCCACCTCGCCCGACTGCAATCCGCGCTGAACTCGCGTTCGGCCTCGGGTGCGCTGGCCACCGACAGCGCACTGGTGGCGCTCGGGGCGGTGCTTGTCGTGATCCCCGGCCTGGCCAGCTCGCTGCTCGGCGCGCTGCTGTTGCTGCCGCCGACCCGCCGCATCGCCCGGCCGGTCGCCATCGGGCTCGTCGGTCGTAAGCTTGCCGCGACCCCGGTCGTGACGGTCTACCCGGGCGGTTTCGGCCGCGGGCAGCGGCCCGCTCCCGACTACGTCGAGGGCGAGGTCATCGATGTCGTCGACGTCGACGGATCGCCGTCGATGCGTCCCGATCCGACCGCACTGGAGCATCGGGTCATCCGTAACGATTAACGTGTCACCTTCGTGACGACACTGTTGATCAACGGCCGGGTGCACAGTCCCGCCGCACCCGATGCCACCGCGATCGCCTTCGGCGACGGACCGGACGGTGCGGTGATGTGGCTGGGTGCCGACGACACCGCGCGTGCGGAGTTTCCCGACGCCGTGGTGGTCGATCTGGAGGGCGCCTTCGTCGCCCCGGCATTCGTCGACAGTCACGTCCACCTGACCGCGACCGGCCTGAGTCTGACCGGGCTGGATCTGCGCCAGGCCACGTCGCGGGCACACTGCCTGGCCCTGCTCGCCGAGCATGCCGCGGCGCATCCCGACGGCATAATCTGGGGTTCCGGCTGGGACGAGTCGGGATGGCCCGATCGCACGCCGCCGAGCACCGCCGAGATCGACGGCATCGTCGGTAACCGCCCCGCCTACCTCAGCCGTGTCGATGTGCACTCCGCGGTGACCTCCAGCGCGCTGCGGTCTGCCGCCACCGACCTCGGCTCGGCCGCGGGCTTCGATCCGCAGCGTCCGCTGACCGCCGCCGCCCACCACCTCGTCCGAGCCGTCGCGCGTCAGATGCTGACACCCCGGCAGCGGCGCGACGCCCAGCATGCCGCGCTCGACGCGGCCGCTGCGCGCGGCATCGCCGCCGTCCACGAGTGCGGTGGCCCCGATATCGGCGGTCGCGAGGACTGGGATTCGGTGCGCTCACTCGAGCACGGCGTGCAGATCACCGGCTACTGGGGCGAGGCGGTGGACAGCGCGGCCGCCGCCCGCGAGCTGATGGCGTCCACCGGCGCCGCGGGGTTGGCGGGCGACCTGTTCGTCGACGGCGCGCTGGGATCGCGCACGGCATGGCTGCACCAGCCCTACACCGATGCCGGTCATACCTGCGGTAATCGCTACCTCGACAGCGACCAGATCGCAGCCCACCTGCATGCCTGCACCGAGGCCGGCATCCCGGCGGGGTTCCACGTCATCGGTGACGCGGCGGTGAGCGCGGTCACCGCCGCGGTGCGGCAGACCGCCGAGCGGTTCGGCGGACCCGCCGTGGCCCGCTGCGGCCATCGGCTCGAGCATCTGGAGATGGTCACCGCCGAGCAGGCAGCCGACCTCGGGCGCTGGGGGGTGATCGCCAGTGTCCAGCCCGCCTTCGATGCGCTCTGGGGTGGTCCCGAGGGCATGTACGCGCAGCGCCTCGGCGCCGAACGCGCGGCGTTGCTGAATCCGTTCGCGCTGTTAGCATCCCAAGGCGTGCCCCTCGCCTTCGGCTCCGACAGTCCGGTGACTGGCCTGGATCCGTGGGAGACCGTCCGCGCGGCAGTCCGGCACCGCACGCCGGGTAGCGGAATCTCCGCCCGCGCGGCGTTCTCGGCGGCCACCCGCGGAGCATGGCGGGCCGGGGGAGCGCGGGACGGTGTCACCGGAACACTGGTTCCGGGTGCCCCTGCCAGCTACGCCATCTGGGAGACGGGCCCACTGGAGATCAGCACCCCCGCCAACGATGCCGCCGCTCGGTGGTCGACCGATCCGCGTTCCCGGGTGCCCGCGCTGCCGAACCTGGACGGCGCACTGCCCCGCTGCCTGCGGACGGTGCATCGAGGCGCGGTGCTGCATGGGTGACGGCGCCCCCGGCCGGTTCGCGCGCCACGCCGACACCATGCGGCGAGCGCTGATCGCGCGCTGGGCCCGATTGCTGGCGTCGGTGGCCGGCGGTGTGTTGCTGTATCTGAGTTTTCCACCCGTCGGCTGGTGGTGGACCGCGTTCCCGGCGCTGGCACTGCTCGGTTGGGTACTGACCCGCGCCCAGACGACGCGCGCCGGCGGGTTCGGCTACGGACTGGTGTTCGGACTCGCCTTTTCCCTGCCGCTGCTGCCGTGGATAGGGCTTTTCGTGGGCACCGGGCCGTGGCTGGCGCTGGCGCTGTTGGAGTCGCTGTTCCCGGCACTGTTCGGTCTGCTGGCGGTGCTGGTGCGCGGACTGCCCGGTTGGCCGGTGTGGTTCGCCGCGGAGTGGGCCGTCGGGGAGTGGCTCAAATCGACGGTGCCCTTCGGCGGGTTTCCGTGGGGTGTTGTCGGTTTCGGGCAGACCGACGGCCCGCTGCTACCGCTCGCGCAGGTGGGCGGGGCGCCGCTGGTGTCGGTGGCCACCGCGCTCGTCGGGTTCGGCCTCACGGCGCTGACGCTGGAGATCGTGCTCTGGTGGCGTCACGGCCATCCGAACCGACCACGGCGCGCCGGCAAAGTCGATGCCGCCCGTCCGGAAGCGGTGCTGCCAGGCATGTGCATCTGCGTGGTGCTGCTGGCCACCGCGCTGGTCTGGCCATCGGTCCGGCAGTCCGGTGTCGGCGCGGGCGATCACCCCGCGGTGACCGTCGCCGCGATCCAGGGCAATGTGCCTCGTCTCGGTCTGGACTTCAACGCCCAGCGACGCGCGGTGCTGGACAATCACGTGGCCGAGACACTGCGACTGGCCGACGAGGTGCGCGCCGGCCGGGCACCCCGGCCCATGGTCGTCATCTGGCCGGAGAACTCCTCCGATATCGACCCGCTGCGCAACACCGACGCCTCGGCGGCGATCTCGGAGGCCGCCCGTGCGATCGGGGCTCCGATCCTGGTCGGCACCGTCCTCGCCGCGCCCGATTACACGCCCACCCAGCCGGTGACCACCAACTCCGTCCTGGTCTGGGATCAGGACAATGGGCCGCAGGACCGCCACGACAAGCGCATCGTGCAACCCTTCGGCGAGTACCTGCCCTGGCGCGGCTTCTTCCGCAAGTTCTCGTCCTATGCCGACCGCGCCGGCTACTTCGTCCCCGGTACCGACAACGGCGTCGTGCAGGCGGCCGGAATACCGATCGGTGTCGCCACCTGCTGGGAGGTGATCTTCGACCGAGCGGTCCGCGAATCCGTCCTCGGCGGCGCGCAGTTCCTCGCGGTGCCGAGCAACAACGCGACCTTCGACGAGACCATGAGCCGCCAACAGTTGGCGTTCGCCCGGCTGCGGGCAGTCGAACACGACCGCTATGTGGTCGTCGCGGGAACCACTGGTATCAGTGCCGTGA
The sequence above is drawn from the Mycolicibacterium neoaurum VKM Ac-1815D genome and encodes:
- a CDS encoding FxsA family protein, whose translation is MAMRMFLIYVLVELAVVVGLVSAVGFGWTVLAIMVTFVVGLALAGSQVARHLARLQSALNSRSASGALATDSALVALGAVLVVIPGLASSLLGALLLLPPTRRIARPVAIGLVGRKLAATPVVTVYPGGFGRGQRPAPDYVEGEVIDVVDVDGSPSMRPDPTALEHRVIRND
- a CDS encoding amidohydrolase → MTTLLINGRVHSPAAPDATAIAFGDGPDGAVMWLGADDTARAEFPDAVVVDLEGAFVAPAFVDSHVHLTATGLSLTGLDLRQATSRAHCLALLAEHAAAHPDGIIWGSGWDESGWPDRTPPSTAEIDGIVGNRPAYLSRVDVHSAVTSSALRSAATDLGSAAGFDPQRPLTAAAHHLVRAVARQMLTPRQRRDAQHAALDAAAARGIAAVHECGGPDIGGREDWDSVRSLEHGVQITGYWGEAVDSAAAARELMASTGAAGLAGDLFVDGALGSRTAWLHQPYTDAGHTCGNRYLDSDQIAAHLHACTEAGIPAGFHVIGDAAVSAVTAAVRQTAERFGGPAVARCGHRLEHLEMVTAEQAADLGRWGVIASVQPAFDALWGGPEGMYAQRLGAERAALLNPFALLASQGVPLAFGSDSPVTGLDPWETVRAAVRHRTPGSGISARAAFSAATRGAWRAGGARDGVTGTLVPGAPASYAIWETGPLEISTPANDAAARWSTDPRSRVPALPNLDGALPRCLRTVHRGAVLHG
- the lnt gene encoding apolipoprotein N-acyltransferase, with product MGDGAPGRFARHADTMRRALIARWARLLASVAGGVLLYLSFPPVGWWWTAFPALALLGWVLTRAQTTRAGGFGYGLVFGLAFSLPLLPWIGLFVGTGPWLALALLESLFPALFGLLAVLVRGLPGWPVWFAAEWAVGEWLKSTVPFGGFPWGVVGFGQTDGPLLPLAQVGGAPLVSVATALVGFGLTALTLEIVLWWRHGHPNRPRRAGKVDAARPEAVLPGMCICVVLLATALVWPSVRQSGVGAGDHPAVTVAAIQGNVPRLGLDFNAQRRAVLDNHVAETLRLADEVRAGRAPRPMVVIWPENSSDIDPLRNTDASAAISEAARAIGAPILVGTVLAAPDYTPTQPVTTNSVLVWDQDNGPQDRHDKRIVQPFGEYLPWRGFFRKFSSYADRAGYFVPGTDNGVVQAAGIPIGVATCWEVIFDRAVRESVLGGAQFLAVPSNNATFDETMSRQQLAFARLRAVEHDRYVVVAGTTGISAVIAPDGQVVARTEWFEPAYLDSVVKLRSDITFATRWGPVVQAVLVGIGLAAVLAAMLHNRRFASGRQPAAGNTGSRRREADADASGQVREQSAQSSEDEKRA
- a CDS encoding aromatic ring-hydroxylating oxygenase subunit alpha, with amino-acid sequence MTASIGTPVNNRDEELTRRALAHAIGKTTDMAERELRVPLHYYRDPKVTEVEESQILRRVPLAIVPSAQVAGVNDYVVRSVLGDSLLVTRDRHGHSHVLLNYCRHRGAMPACGSGKASRFVCPYHAWSYRNTGELFVVPGQAGFDSMDKADYGLVELPSQERHGFIWAVLTADADIDVDTHLGTLGPELELLDYASYGYHGEKEFQSQVSWKGALEAFAEGYHFPFVHGESVIGQNTLANTGVYDEFGRHHRIGFPFNWIRNLAEDPSGSWDPHMNMGVIYWIYPNLILANSPVGVEIIDMLPAGEPTRCTVRHSWMSRVPAENDEMRANYDLIFEGVHAAVRDEDFVMLPQCGEGVRRAQHDHMIIGRNEIGVQHMITVFAAELGIALT
- a CDS encoding TetR/AcrR family transcriptional regulator, which encodes MRRHGWGGDIPADDDEAARRIIDAARACIDERGSVTISDVATALGITRQTVYRYFATQDSLLQATALASVGGFLDRLAADLHAIDDPTVAVVEGIAYTLEHLPHDRYLGLVMHPGRASAFAVGVTADVAIAFGRSILERFDVDWAASGFTAESFDELIEFMLRVLQSFILDPEGQSRRGAELRGFLHRWVAPAVLAASSTDRSPARRHLSPMTPRR